One window of the Streptomyces sp. TS71-3 genome contains the following:
- the efeB gene encoding iron uptake transporter deferrochelatase/peroxidase subunit — MTEHVAASDGEQGAGAAHPGRDETAGTGPGSGSGSGSGAPSRRSLLGWGGAGLALGAAAAGGAAAAVTSGDSGGRGSSEAAAVAFHGTHQAGVSTPVQDRLHFAAFDVKTDDREEFVQLLKDWTAAAARMTGGRTVGHGAAGLPEAPPDDTGEAVGLKPSRLTLTLGFGPSLFERFGLKDRRPEALVDLPKFPGDNLDPARSGGDLCVQACADDPQVAVHAIRNLARIGFGTVAIRWSQLGFGKTSSTTPGAQTPRNLMGFKDGTRNIASDETKRLDEHVWVGAKDGTDWMAGGSYLVARRIRMNIETWDRTSLQEQEDVFGRDKREGAPVGKPKEHDEPFLPAMKPTAHVRLAHPDSNNGATILRRGYSFTDGTDGLGRLEAGLFFLAYQRDVRKGFITVQRHLARQDALNEYIQHVGSAVFAIPPGVRDAGDWWGSTLFGNAGN; from the coding sequence ATGACGGAACATGTCGCGGCAAGCGACGGTGAGCAGGGCGCCGGGGCGGCACACCCCGGCCGGGACGAGACCGCCGGGACCGGGCCGGGGTCCGGGTCGGGGTCCGGGTCGGGCGCCCCCTCGCGGCGCTCCCTGCTCGGCTGGGGCGGCGCGGGCCTCGCCCTGGGGGCCGCGGCGGCGGGCGGTGCCGCGGCGGCGGTGACCTCCGGCGACTCCGGGGGCCGCGGCTCGTCCGAGGCCGCGGCCGTCGCGTTCCACGGGACGCACCAGGCCGGCGTCTCCACCCCCGTCCAGGACCGGCTGCACTTCGCGGCGTTCGACGTGAAGACCGACGACAGGGAAGAGTTCGTCCAGCTGCTCAAGGACTGGACGGCCGCGGCGGCCCGGATGACGGGCGGGCGCACGGTGGGCCACGGGGCGGCCGGCCTGCCCGAGGCGCCCCCGGACGACACCGGGGAGGCGGTCGGGCTCAAGCCGTCCCGGCTCACCCTGACGCTGGGCTTCGGGCCCTCGCTGTTCGAACGGTTCGGCCTCAAGGACCGGCGCCCCGAGGCGCTGGTCGACCTGCCGAAGTTCCCCGGGGACAACCTGGACCCGGCGCGCAGCGGCGGCGACCTGTGCGTCCAGGCCTGCGCGGACGACCCCCAGGTGGCGGTGCACGCGATCCGCAACCTCGCGAGGATCGGCTTCGGCACGGTGGCGATCCGCTGGTCCCAGCTCGGCTTCGGCAAGACCTCCTCGACGACGCCCGGGGCGCAGACCCCGCGCAACCTGATGGGCTTCAAGGACGGCACCCGCAACATCGCGAGCGACGAGACCAAGCGGCTCGACGAGCACGTCTGGGTGGGCGCCAAGGACGGCACGGACTGGATGGCCGGCGGCTCCTACCTGGTGGCGCGCCGGATCCGGATGAACATCGAGACCTGGGACCGCACCTCGCTCCAGGAGCAGGAGGACGTCTTCGGCCGGGACAAGCGCGAGGGCGCCCCGGTGGGCAAGCCCAAGGAGCACGACGAACCGTTCCTGCCGGCGATGAAGCCCACCGCGCACGTACGGCTCGCGCACCCGGACTCCAACAACGGGGCGACGATCCTGCGCCGCGGCTACTCCTTCACGGACGGCACCGACGGCCTGGGCCGGCTGGAGGCGGGCCTGTTCTTCCTCGCCTACCAGCGGGACGTGCGCAAGGGCTTCATCACGGTGCAGCGGCACCTGGCGCGGCAGGACGCGCTGAACGAGTACATCCAGCATGTCGGCTCCGCCGTCTTCGCGATCCCGCCGGGCGTGCGGGACGCCGGGGACTGGTGGGGCAGCACGCTGTTCGGCAACGCCGGCAACTGA
- the efeO gene encoding iron uptake system protein EfeO encodes MRAVRVSVVTAATAAVALACATGCTAKSDADSGNAIKVTAADSSCDTSAKQAPAGQVTLSIDNKGSKSTEVEILFPDDRIVSEKENIGPGTHYTLTAEIKPGSYEIACRPGMKGHGVRQKFTVTGGAGSAKRDPQADGAVAAYREYAQDQADQTLPKVKVFTDAIKRGDLEAAKKAYAPSRIGWERTEPVAESFGDIDPKVDTRADGLESGQKWTGWHRLEKALWQDKKIGPAEKALAGQLVTDLTDWQQRVGKAVISPTSMANGAKELLDEVATGKVTGEEDRYSHTDLVDFKANVEGAQKAYELLKPVAAKHDAALTKELDKQFASLNELLDGYRTGAPGSYAYKSYDKVGESDRKQLSDSVNALAEPLSKLAATVVAS; translated from the coding sequence ATGCGAGCCGTCAGAGTCTCCGTCGTCACCGCCGCAACCGCCGCAGTGGCGCTGGCCTGCGCCACGGGATGCACGGCGAAGAGCGATGCCGACAGCGGCAACGCCATCAAGGTCACGGCCGCGGACAGCAGCTGCGACACCTCCGCCAAGCAGGCCCCGGCGGGCCAGGTCACGCTCTCGATCGACAACAAGGGCTCCAAGTCGACCGAGGTGGAGATCCTCTTCCCGGACGACCGGATCGTCTCCGAGAAGGAGAACATAGGCCCCGGCACCCACTACACCCTGACCGCGGAGATCAAGCCCGGCTCGTACGAGATCGCCTGCCGGCCAGGGATGAAGGGCCACGGCGTCCGGCAGAAGTTCACCGTGACCGGCGGCGCCGGCAGCGCCAAGCGCGACCCGCAGGCGGACGGGGCGGTCGCCGCGTACCGCGAGTACGCCCAGGACCAGGCGGACCAGACGCTGCCCAAGGTGAAGGTGTTCACGGACGCGATCAAGCGGGGCGACCTGGAGGCGGCGAAGAAGGCGTACGCGCCCTCGCGCATCGGCTGGGAGCGCACCGAGCCGGTCGCCGAGTCCTTCGGCGACATCGACCCGAAGGTGGACACCCGCGCGGACGGCCTGGAGTCCGGCCAGAAGTGGACCGGCTGGCACCGCCTGGAGAAGGCCCTCTGGCAGGACAAGAAGATCGGCCCCGCCGAGAAGGCGCTCGCCGGCCAGCTGGTGACCGACCTGACGGACTGGCAGCAGCGCGTCGGCAAGGCCGTGATCAGCCCGACCTCGATGGCCAACGGCGCCAAGGAACTCCTCGACGAGGTGGCCACCGGCAAGGTCACCGGCGAGGAGGACCGCTACTCGCACACCGACCTGGTCGACTTCAAGGCCAACGTGGAGGGCGCCCAGAAGGCGTACGAGCTGCTGAAGCCGGTGGCCGCCAAGCACGACGCGGCGCTCACCAAGGAGCTGGACAAGCAGTTCGCGTCGCTGAACGAGCTGCTCGACGGCTACCGGACGGGGGCCCCGGGTTCGTACGCGTACAAGTCGTACGACAAGGTGGGCGAGTCGGACCGCAAGCAGCTGTCCGACTCGGTGAACGCCCTGGCGGAGCCGCTGTCCAAGCTGGCCGCCACGGTCGTCGCCTCGTAG
- a CDS encoding PhzF family phenazine biosynthesis protein, whose translation MSEHRLLDAVRGAGVLDVLRVFCGPDGRHGNRLAIVRDGSAVSLPAERQEMAARLGFGETVFVDDPERGTIDIYTPTVRLPFAVHPCVGAAWLLDLPELVTSAGVVGARADGEFSWIEARPEWAFGAPPLRPEHAGSTLHTCPSAADVDALPVPEPPPAPRAGGWVYAWAWEDEPAGLVRARGFAGRAGDALHGEDTAYEEHEATGTAALLLTAELGRALNIRQGRGSQILTAPGPEGWIEMGGRVVLERPGAAPSHAP comes from the coding sequence GTGAGCGAACACCGCCTGCTGGACGCCGTCCGCGGCGCCGGCGTCCTCGACGTGCTGCGGGTCTTCTGCGGGCCCGACGGCCGCCACGGCAACCGCCTCGCGATCGTCCGGGACGGCTCGGCCGTGTCCCTGCCCGCCGAGCGGCAGGAGATGGCCGCACGGCTGGGCTTCGGCGAGACGGTCTTCGTCGACGACCCCGAGCGGGGCACCATCGACATCTACACCCCCACCGTCCGGCTGCCGTTCGCCGTCCATCCCTGCGTCGGCGCGGCCTGGCTCCTCGATCTGCCCGAACTCGTCACCTCCGCGGGCGTGGTCGGCGCCAGGGCCGACGGCGAGTTCAGCTGGATCGAGGCCCGCCCCGAATGGGCCTTCGGGGCGCCGCCCCTGCGCCCGGAGCACGCGGGGAGCACGCTGCACACCTGCCCGTCCGCCGCCGACGTGGACGCGCTGCCCGTCCCGGAGCCCCCGCCCGCCCCACGAGCCGGCGGCTGGGTGTACGCCTGGGCCTGGGAGGACGAGCCCGCGGGACTGGTACGCGCCCGTGGCTTCGCCGGCCGCGCCGGCGACGCCCTCCACGGGGAGGACACCGCCTACGAGGAACACGAGGCGACCGGCACCGCGGCCCTGCTGCTCACCGCGGAACTGGGCCGCGCCCTCAACATACGGCAGGGCCGCGGCTCCCAGATCCTCACGGCGCCGGGGCCCGAAGGGTGGATCGAGATGGGCGGACGGGTGGTCCTTGAGCGCCCCGGTGCCGCGCCGTCTCACGCCCCCTGA
- a CDS encoding SulP family inorganic anion transporter, translating to MTRRPNAAFWRQDFAASWVVFLVALPLCVGVAVASGVPAELGLITGIVGGLVTGLLPGSSLQVSGPAAGLTVLVFEAVHSHGLSVLGAVVLATGLLQLLLGALGWGRWFRAISVSVVEGMLAGIGLVLIAGQLYSMTGAKAPDSGPGKILGLPGMIAGAVGSAPATASLLLGVATIAVLVLWDRLPARVRAVPGPLAAVALATVASLALGLPVAEVRVGELLDAVQPPGLADLGRFADPALLGTVLAFTLIASAESLFSAAAVDRMHHGPRTHYNRELMAQGAGNTVCGLLGALPMTAVIVRSSANVRAGARTKASRVLHGVWLLLFAVLLPSALTLIPLPALAGVLVHAGFKLIPLRQVARLWRERRGELLILAVTAVSIVMVNMFEGVLIGLGLAVAKSAWEASQVRLEVTDKGAGPIQVRLLGNATFLRLPKLLEGLEALPADRPVDLDLSGLHHLDHACRTALEAWAQRHGAAGTVPVTIT from the coding sequence GTGACGCGCCGGCCGAACGCCGCGTTCTGGCGGCAGGACTTCGCCGCGTCGTGGGTGGTCTTCCTGGTGGCCCTGCCGCTCTGCGTGGGCGTCGCGGTCGCCTCCGGGGTGCCGGCCGAGCTCGGCCTGATCACCGGGATCGTGGGCGGCCTCGTCACCGGCCTGCTGCCCGGCAGCAGCCTCCAGGTGTCGGGGCCGGCGGCGGGCCTGACCGTCCTGGTCTTCGAGGCCGTGCACTCCCACGGCCTGTCCGTGCTCGGCGCCGTGGTCCTCGCCACCGGGCTGCTCCAGCTGCTGCTGGGCGCTCTCGGCTGGGGCCGCTGGTTCCGGGCGATCTCGGTGTCGGTGGTCGAGGGCATGCTCGCCGGCATCGGGCTCGTGCTGATCGCCGGGCAGCTCTACTCCATGACGGGCGCCAAGGCCCCGGACTCCGGCCCCGGCAAGATCCTCGGGCTGCCCGGGATGATCGCCGGCGCGGTGGGCTCCGCACCCGCCACGGCCTCCCTGCTGCTCGGCGTGGCCACCATCGCGGTGCTGGTGCTCTGGGACCGGCTGCCCGCCAGGGTGCGCGCGGTGCCCGGTCCGCTGGCCGCCGTCGCCCTGGCGACGGTCGCCTCGCTCGCCCTCGGCCTGCCGGTGGCCGAGGTACGGGTGGGCGAGCTGCTCGACGCCGTGCAGCCGCCCGGCCTCGCCGACCTCGGCAGGTTCGCGGACCCGGCCCTGCTCGGCACCGTCCTCGCCTTCACGCTGATCGCCTCGGCGGAGAGCCTGTTCAGCGCGGCGGCCGTGGACCGGATGCACCACGGGCCGCGCACCCACTACAACCGCGAACTGATGGCCCAGGGCGCCGGCAACACGGTCTGCGGGCTGCTGGGCGCGCTGCCGATGACCGCGGTGATCGTCCGCAGCTCGGCCAACGTGCGGGCGGGGGCGCGCACCAAGGCCTCGCGCGTGCTGCACGGCGTCTGGCTGCTGCTGTTCGCGGTGCTGCTGCCGTCGGCGCTCACCCTGATCCCGCTGCCGGCGCTCGCGGGCGTCCTCGTGCACGCCGGGTTCAAGCTGATCCCGCTGAGGCAGGTGGCGCGCCTGTGGCGGGAGCGCCGCGGCGAGCTGCTGATCCTGGCCGTCACCGCGGTGTCCATCGTGATGGTGAACATGTTCGAGGGCGTGCTCATCGGCCTCGGGCTGGCCGTGGCCAAGTCGGCCTGGGAGGCCTCGCAGGTCCGCCTGGAGGTCACCGACAAGGGCGCCGGGCCGATCCAGGTGCGGCTGCTGGGCAACGCGACGTTCCTGCGGCTGCCGAAACTCCTTGAGGGCCTGGAGGCACTGCCAGCGGACCGCCCGGTCGACCTCGACCTGTCGGGCCTGCACCACCTGGACCACGCCTGCCGCACGGCACTGGAGGCATGGGCCCAGCGACACGGCGCGGCGGGCACGGTGCCGGTGACGATCACCTAG
- the map gene encoding type I methionyl aminopeptidase, with product MSGQSLLVPGELSPTRSVPGSIRRPEYVGKPAPTPYTGSEVQDDETVELMRTASRIAARAMAEAAKAIAPGVTTDELDRIGHEYMCDHGAYPSTLGYRGFPKSLCTSVNEVICHGIPDSTVLRDGDIVNLDVTAYIGGVHGDTNATYLVGDVDEPSRLLVERTREALSRAIKAVKPGRQINVIGRVIESYAKRFGYGVVRDFTGHGINSSFHSGLIIPHYDHPGATTVIQPGMTFTIEPMLTLGTYEYETWDDGWTVVTKDRERTAQFEHTLVVTGAGAEILTLP from the coding sequence ATGTCTGGCCAGTCACTGCTCGTACCAGGGGAGCTCTCTCCCACCCGTTCCGTCCCGGGAAGCATCCGCCGCCCCGAGTACGTGGGCAAGCCCGCCCCCACGCCGTACACCGGTTCCGAGGTCCAGGACGACGAGACGGTCGAGCTCATGCGGACCGCGAGCCGGATCGCCGCCCGGGCCATGGCGGAGGCCGCCAAGGCCATCGCGCCGGGGGTGACCACCGACGAGCTGGACCGCATCGGTCACGAGTACATGTGCGACCACGGCGCCTACCCGTCCACGCTCGGCTACCGCGGCTTCCCCAAGTCCCTGTGCACGTCGGTCAACGAGGTCATCTGCCACGGCATCCCCGACTCGACGGTGCTGCGGGACGGCGACATCGTGAACCTGGACGTCACGGCGTACATCGGCGGCGTGCACGGCGACACCAACGCGACCTACCTCGTCGGGGACGTCGACGAGCCCTCCCGGCTGCTGGTGGAGCGCACCAGGGAGGCGCTGAGCCGCGCGATCAAGGCGGTCAAGCCCGGCCGGCAGATCAACGTGATCGGCCGCGTCATCGAGTCGTACGCGAAGCGCTTCGGGTACGGGGTGGTGCGGGACTTCACCGGGCACGGCATCAACAGCTCGTTCCACTCCGGGCTGATCATCCCGCACTACGACCACCCCGGCGCGACGACGGTGATACAGCCCGGGATGACCTTCACCATCGAGCCGATGCTGACGCTCGGCACGTACGAGTACGAGACCTGGGACGACGGGTGGACGGTCGTCACCAAGGACCGCGAGCGCACGGCGCAGTTCGAGCACACGCTCGTCGTCACGGGGGCGGGGGCGGAGATCCTTACGCTGCCGTGA
- the npdG gene encoding NADPH-dependent F420 reductase, giving the protein MTSPDASTPPADAPAPKPAAKDPWDLPDVSGLVVGVLGGTGDQGRGLAYRLARAGQQVIIGSRSADRAAAAAQELGSGVQGAENAECARRSDIVIVAVPWDGHAKTIESLREELAGKLVVDCVNPLGFDKKGAYAIVPEEGSAAEQAAALLPDSRVTAAFHHLSAVLLQDPAVESIDTDVMVLGESRADTDLVQALAARIPGMRGVFAGRLRNAHQVESLVANLISVNRRYKAHAGLRVTDV; this is encoded by the coding sequence ATGACTTCCCCCGACGCCTCGACGCCCCCAGCCGACGCTCCCGCGCCCAAGCCCGCCGCCAAGGACCCGTGGGACCTGCCCGACGTGTCCGGCCTGGTGGTCGGGGTGCTCGGCGGCACCGGAGACCAGGGTCGCGGACTCGCCTACCGGCTGGCGCGCGCCGGGCAGCAGGTGATCATCGGATCCCGGTCCGCGGACCGGGCCGCGGCCGCGGCCCAGGAGCTGGGCTCCGGAGTACAGGGCGCGGAGAACGCCGAGTGCGCGCGGCGCAGCGACATCGTGATCGTCGCCGTCCCGTGGGACGGTCACGCCAAGACCATCGAATCGCTCCGCGAGGAACTCGCCGGCAAGCTCGTCGTGGACTGCGTCAACCCGCTCGGCTTCGACAAGAAGGGCGCCTACGCCATCGTCCCCGAAGAGGGCAGCGCCGCCGAGCAGGCCGCCGCCCTGCTGCCCGACTCGCGCGTCACGGCCGCCTTCCACCACCTCTCGGCGGTGCTGCTCCAGGACCCGGCCGTGGAGAGCATCGACACGGACGTGATGGTGCTGGGCGAGTCCCGCGCCGACACCGACCTCGTGCAGGCACTGGCGGCCCGGATCCCCGGCATGCGCGGCGTCTTCGCCGGGCGGCTGCGCAACGCCCACCAGGTCGAGTCGCTGGTCGCCAACCTGATCTCCGTCAACCGCCGTTACAAGGCCCACGCGGGCCTGCGCGTGACGGACGTCTAG
- a CDS encoding site-2 protease family protein gives MTTATTRRPGERRISPVFLGIVAVMAVAGWAAWTGSGSGNAAGVAVFVFVTAAWVVSLCLHEYAHARTALHSGDISVGSKGYLTLNPMKYTHAVLSIVLPVLFLIMGGIGLPGGAVFIERGRIRGRWRHSLISAAGPLTNVLFAIVCTAPFWLGALDGVPDTFRYALGFLALLQVTAAILNFLPVPGLDGYGVLEPWLSYGVRRQVEPFAPFGMLAVFALLWIPSINGVFFDAVDAVLRALGVHPWDTYWGQQLYRFWQGTSVIPPLNG, from the coding sequence ATGACGACCGCCACCACCCGCCGCCCGGGCGAGCGGAGGATCAGCCCCGTCTTCCTCGGCATCGTGGCCGTCATGGCGGTCGCGGGCTGGGCCGCCTGGACGGGCTCCGGCAGCGGCAACGCCGCGGGCGTCGCCGTCTTCGTCTTCGTCACCGCGGCCTGGGTCGTCTCCCTGTGCCTGCACGAGTACGCGCACGCCCGCACCGCCCTGCACAGCGGCGACATCTCCGTCGGCTCCAAGGGCTACCTCACGCTCAACCCCATGAAGTACACCCACGCGGTGCTCAGCATCGTCCTGCCGGTGCTCTTTCTGATCATGGGCGGGATCGGGCTGCCCGGCGGTGCGGTGTTCATCGAGCGGGGCCGGATCCGGGGCCGCTGGCGGCACAGCCTGATCTCGGCCGCGGGCCCGCTGACGAACGTCCTCTTCGCGATCGTCTGCACGGCCCCCTTCTGGCTCGGCGCACTCGACGGCGTGCCGGACACCTTCCGCTACGCCCTCGGCTTCCTCGCCCTGCTCCAGGTGACGGCCGCGATCCTCAACTTCCTCCCGGTGCCCGGCCTGGACGGCTACGGGGTGCTGGAGCCCTGGCTGTCGTACGGGGTGCGCAGGCAGGTGGAGCCGTTCGCGCCGTTCGGGATGCTCGCCGTCTTCGCCCTGCTCTGGATCCCCTCGATCAACGGCGTCTTCTTCGACGCGGTCGACGCCGTGCTGCGGGCGCTGGGCGTCCACCCGTGGGACACCTACTGGGGCCAGCAGCTCTACCGCTTCTGGCAGGGCACGTCGGTCATCCCGCCGCTGAACGGCTGA
- a CDS encoding BTAD domain-containing putative transcriptional regulator, with amino-acid sequence MRYRILGTTQALHPDGTAAPVGGARLRALLTVLALRPGRTVPASVLVDEVWAGDRPPADATGALQALVGRLRKAIGATALASAEGGYRLCASPDDVDAYRFERLAAEGARALADGDARKAAAVLDDALALWHGPALADLPEGTSEASRWETRRHDARRARLTAALALGRAEEALPELTALCDAHPLDEPLQALRLRALRDAGRPAEALAAYEDVRRTLSARLGTDPGPALRQLHAELLQPVAGPRDHVPAPAHAPGARVTAPTAHSPAPTAAATAPTAVPAAASALLPPTAPAATGPEPVPPPRSDEPAASPGATAAAAPGAGPGLPPAPGPGNLRARLTSFVGREKDIGAIRAELGRTRLITLLGPGGAGKTRLSQEAAEGIAGALPDGVWLAELAPVEHTADPEAVTEAVVTALGARETVLRGAGAEELRAASERHGDDAFVRLAEHCAPRRMLLILDNCEHVVEAAARLVAQLLERCPGLTVLATSRAPLGVPGERLFPVEPLPEPVAVRLMAERGAAARPGFRVADDPDAVAEICRRLDGLPLAIELAAARLRLLSPRQIADRLDDRFKLLTSGARTVLPRQQTLRAVVDWSWGLLDGAERAVLRRLAVFAGGCDLVAAEAVCGPDALEALGSLVDKSLVVAAPAQDGAMRYRLLETVAEYAAERLEEAGDRAAAERAHLVHFRELARTTDPLLRGSGQMAAIRALTDDYENLRTALRTTVAARDEQEALCLVLSLCWYWQIQDLRHEARNWSLAVIGLGPDPFAEPAEPAPPVAERCTDAPPPMSGEVLQEARREAHLIHMACMDMEMQSWQTPEARAKLSAIGKVYRPGLPQVCRPPGSLWFYAVILTKDVEKLHQVLDEMVRTCRDLGYRWELAMALQMRANLRANRGDLAGVASRDADEALAVFADLGDSWGTAEALSARAEARERIGDFAGAVEDYQAAKSRTEQLGARSQSLVLDVRIANALIELGEEDRGEELLRGVADLGHHGGRDALPAARLFLATLLGRTGRVAEARELMRLLRESFGITGMVVFDGLMAAIHAWLEMQDGNYAEGLRITRQTIDRCLDPLSLMVAPQMPSAFLTNGAVALSELDGGARARDAARLLGAAGRQLPPGHRPSALEREATARVETGVRALLGDEEYEAAYAEGGGLSLEEATALL; translated from the coding sequence GTGCGCTACCGCATTCTCGGCACCACCCAGGCCTTGCACCCGGACGGCACGGCCGCTCCGGTCGGCGGGGCGCGCCTGCGTGCCCTGCTCACCGTGCTCGCACTGCGGCCGGGGCGCACCGTGCCCGCGTCCGTCCTCGTGGACGAGGTGTGGGCGGGGGACCGGCCGCCCGCCGACGCCACCGGGGCGCTCCAGGCCCTCGTGGGCAGGCTGCGCAAGGCGATCGGCGCGACGGCGCTGGCCTCGGCCGAAGGCGGCTACCGGCTCTGCGCGAGCCCCGACGACGTCGACGCCTACCGCTTCGAGCGGCTGGCCGCGGAGGGCGCCAGGGCGCTGGCCGACGGCGACGCGCGGAAGGCCGCCGCCGTGCTCGACGACGCCCTCGCGCTCTGGCACGGACCCGCGCTGGCCGACCTGCCCGAGGGCACCTCCGAGGCGTCCCGCTGGGAGACCCGCCGCCATGACGCCCGCAGGGCCCGCCTGACGGCGGCCCTCGCCCTCGGCCGGGCCGAGGAGGCCCTGCCCGAGCTGACCGCCCTGTGCGACGCGCACCCGCTCGACGAGCCGTTGCAGGCGCTCAGGCTGCGCGCCCTGCGCGACGCGGGCCGGCCCGCCGAGGCGCTGGCCGCCTACGAGGACGTGCGCCGCACCCTGTCCGCCCGCCTGGGCACCGACCCGGGCCCCGCGCTCCGGCAACTCCACGCCGAACTGCTCCAGCCGGTGGCCGGCCCGCGGGACCACGTGCCGGCCCCCGCACACGCTCCGGGCGCCCGAGTAACGGCTCCGACGGCTCACTCTCCGGCGCCGACCGCCGCAGCCACGGCCCCCACCGCCGTCCCCGCCGCGGCCTCCGCCCTCCTCCCGCCCACCGCCCCCGCGGCCACCGGCCCCGAGCCCGTCCCGCCGCCCCGGAGCGACGAGCCGGCCGCTTCGCCAGGAGCCACGGCCGCCGCGGCTCCGGGCGCCGGGCCCGGCCTGCCGCCCGCCCCGGGTCCCGGCAACCTCCGTGCGCGTCTGACCTCCTTCGTCGGCCGCGAAAAGGACATCGGGGCGATCCGGGCTGAGCTCGGCCGCACCCGGTTGATCACGCTGCTGGGACCCGGCGGCGCCGGCAAGACGCGGCTGTCGCAGGAGGCCGCCGAGGGGATCGCCGGCGCCCTCCCGGACGGCGTCTGGCTGGCGGAACTGGCACCCGTGGAGCACACCGCCGACCCCGAGGCCGTGACGGAGGCCGTGGTCACCGCGCTCGGCGCCCGCGAGACCGTGCTCCGCGGCGCCGGTGCCGAGGAGCTGCGGGCGGCCTCGGAGCGGCACGGCGACGACGCGTTCGTGCGGCTCGCCGAGCACTGCGCCCCGCGCCGGATGCTGCTCATCCTGGACAACTGCGAGCACGTCGTGGAGGCCGCGGCCCGGCTGGTCGCGCAGCTGCTGGAGCGCTGCCCGGGGCTGACGGTGCTCGCCACCAGCCGTGCGCCGCTGGGCGTGCCGGGGGAGCGGCTCTTCCCGGTGGAGCCGCTGCCGGAGCCGGTGGCGGTCCGGCTGATGGCGGAGCGGGGCGCGGCGGCGCGGCCCGGCTTCCGGGTCGCGGACGACCCCGACGCGGTGGCCGAGATCTGCCGCCGCCTGGACGGCCTGCCGCTGGCGATCGAGCTGGCCGCCGCGCGGCTGAGGCTCCTCAGCCCCCGGCAGATCGCGGACCGCCTCGACGACCGCTTCAAGCTGCTCACCAGCGGCGCCCGCACCGTGCTGCCCCGCCAGCAGACCCTGCGCGCGGTGGTCGACTGGTCCTGGGGCCTGCTGGACGGGGCCGAGCGCGCCGTGCTGCGCCGGCTCGCCGTCTTCGCGGGCGGATGCGACCTGGTCGCCGCCGAGGCGGTCTGCGGCCCCGACGCCCTGGAGGCGCTGGGCTCCCTCGTCGACAAGTCGCTGGTCGTGGCGGCCCCCGCGCAGGACGGGGCCATGCGCTACCGGCTGCTGGAGACCGTCGCCGAGTACGCCGCGGAGCGCCTGGAGGAGGCGGGCGACAGGGCCGCCGCCGAGCGCGCCCACCTCGTGCACTTCCGCGAACTGGCCCGCACCACCGACCCGTTGCTACGCGGCTCCGGCCAGATGGCCGCGATCCGGGCGCTCACCGACGACTACGAGAACCTCCGCACCGCCCTGCGCACCACCGTCGCGGCCCGGGACGAGCAGGAGGCGCTCTGCCTGGTGCTGTCGCTCTGCTGGTACTGGCAGATACAGGACCTGCGGCACGAGGCCCGGAACTGGTCCCTGGCCGTGATCGGCCTCGGGCCCGACCCGTTCGCCGAGCCGGCCGAGCCCGCCCCGCCGGTCGCCGAACGGTGCACCGACGCCCCGCCGCCGATGTCCGGCGAGGTCCTCCAGGAGGCCCGGCGCGAGGCGCACCTGATCCACATGGCCTGTATGGACATGGAGATGCAGAGCTGGCAGACGCCCGAGGCGAGGGCGAAGCTGAGTGCCATCGGAAAGGTGTACCGACCCGGACTCCCGCAGGTGTGCCGCCCGCCCGGCAGTCTCTGGTTCTACGCGGTGATCCTCACCAAGGACGTGGAGAAGCTGCACCAGGTGCTCGACGAGATGGTCCGCACCTGCCGCGATCTCGGCTACCGGTGGGAGCTGGCGATGGCCCTCCAGATGCGGGCCAACCTGCGGGCCAACCGCGGCGACCTGGCCGGCGTCGCCTCCCGCGACGCCGACGAGGCGCTGGCCGTCTTCGCCGATCTCGGCGACTCCTGGGGCACGGCCGAGGCGCTCTCCGCGCGTGCGGAGGCCCGGGAGCGCATCGGCGACTTCGCCGGCGCCGTCGAGGACTACCAGGCGGCGAAGTCCCGCACGGAGCAGCTCGGCGCCCGCTCGCAGAGCCTGGTGCTCGACGTGCGGATCGCCAACGCGCTGATCGAGCTGGGCGAGGAGGACCGCGGCGAGGAACTGCTGCGGGGGGTGGCCGACCTCGGCCACCACGGGGGGCGCGACGCGCTACCGGCGGCGCGGCTCTTCCTCGCCACGCTGCTGGGCCGCACCGGCCGGGTCGCCGAGGCACGCGAGCTGATGCGGCTGCTGCGCGAGAGCTTCGGCATCACGGGGATGGTGGTCTTCGACGGGCTGATGGCGGCCATCCATGCCTGGCTGGAGATGCAGGACGGCAACTACGCGGAGGGCCTGCGCATCACCCGGCAGACCATCGACCGCTGCCTCGACCCGCTGTCGCTCATGGTGGCGCCGCAGATGCCCTCGGCCTTCCTGACCAACGGCGCCGTCGCACTCTCGGAGCTGGACGGCGGTGCCCGCGCCCGGGACGCCGCCCGGCTGCTGGGTGCCGCCGGCCGGCAGCTGCCGCCCGGTCACCGGCCGTCCGCGCTGGAGCGGGAGGCCACGGCACGGGTCGAGACCGGGGTGCGCGCCCTGCTCGGTGACGAGGAGTACGAGGCGGCGTACGCCGAGGGCGGCGGCCTCTCGCTGGAGGAGGCCACCGCCCTGCTCTGA